The following coding sequences lie in one Apium graveolens cultivar Ventura chromosome 3, ASM990537v1, whole genome shotgun sequence genomic window:
- the LOC141712122 gene encoding uncharacterized protein LOC141712122, whose amino-acid sequence MEYTASDPPPLRFSPPPGYPSPFSSSQPAANSPTHPQLQLNHPPYEEMIRTAVRNLNDKDGSSRQKIARYIETEFHVPKTPLHEFELTTNLKQMKNFGQLVLVRHSYMLPLPPPPPLPPQPLPQIQTQSSLGPSVGPFVPPPVGPSVPSVSDGPKRRPGRPPKLQPVVVSRSPALSPPVGFAAFSPKQSGVPTTSLFGGLAPASYQFSTGPSVSTGLVTNASTMAPVNGPANGVPTMTIASGPVTVPSIGPVSNIPLTSSVSEPVNNVHPIGPVSCPVNNVTKTASVNNILATGLAGGSAGNCMPNLSGLVSMSVSTVPSTSAVSGTVSHSEPVSDPVAWPNEQMNESAGVVGAGLESSTLFVSAANDPAVNNDGPLLVAPTGPIVLNNDGPSTVLGKRGRGRPPKINGGPKKIWSKPAMYGRRGRRGRPRNVAIPVSTISLRPRGRPRKNLGGEIVTFDGANDGGVGGALPVENIPQELPDRSLGRPNKDVPDAASLTSEIQLMAYQGLKAKIDYYNTVIKSAVTAIRPSVNQTEVTALGALQTLEDLTNMDLISVPVNAPSVAALVQKAPVDDDMNTMRNVQGAPAADLNAPVVQDAVTDTIQISPSTAEDTHITDAETAEVTLQSDAVPVQEQQEPPLQS is encoded by the exons ATGGAGTATACAGCATCAGATCCGCCACCGCTCAGGTTCTCACCACCCCCAGGTTACCCATCTCCGTTTAGTTCTTCACAGCCTGCTGCCAACTCGCCCACTCACCCGCAATTGCAGCTTAATCATCCTCCTTATGAAGAG ATGATAAGGACAGCTGTAAGGAATTTGAATGACAAGGACGGTTCAAGCCGTCAAAAGATTGCTCGGTACATCGAGACCGAGTTCCATGTCCCCAAAACACCCCTCCATGAGTTCGAGTTGACCACCAATCTTAAGCAGATGAAGAATTTTGGTCAACTGGTTTTAGTCAGACATTCTTATATGCTCCCCCTCcctcctcctcctcctcttcCACCTCAGCCTCTGCCTCAAATTCAAACTCAATCTTCTCTTGGGCCGTCTGTTGGGCCCTTTGTACCACCTCCTGTTGGGCCTTCAGTTCCCTCTGTTTCTGATGGGCCTAAAAGAAGGCCTGGCCGCCCGCCCAAACTTCAGCCTGTAGTCGTCTCACGGAGTCCAGCACTTTCACCTCCTGTGGGGTTTGCTGCTTTCAGTCCTAAGCAATCTGGGGTTCCTACAACTAGCTTGTTTGGTGGACTTGCTCCTGCTTCTTATCAGTTTAGTACTGGGCCTAGTGTTTCAACGGGCCTGGTTACTAATGCTTCCACAATGGCCCCTGTGAATGGTCCAGCTAATGGTGTTCCAACAATGACCATTGCTAGTGGGCCTGTGACTGTTCCTTCAATTGGCCCTGTCAGTAATATTCCCTTAACTAGTTCTGTTAGTGAACCTGTCAACAATGTTCATCCAATTGGCCCTGTTAGTTGCCCTGTGAACAATGTTACTAAAACTGCCTCGGTGAACAATATTCTTGCAACGGGCCTTGCTGGTGGCTCTGCAGGTAATTGTATGCCTAATCTTTCGGGCCTAGTTAGTATGTCGGTGAGCACTGTTCCATCAACAAGCGCTGTCAGTGGGACTGTGAGTCATTCGGAGCCTGTTTCCGACCCAGTTGCATGGCCTAATGAACAGATGAATGAATCAGCTGGGGTGGTTGGGGCTGGCCTTGAATCGTCTACTCTTTTTGTTTCAGCTGCCAATGACCCTGCCGTGAACAATGATGGGCCTCTTCTGGTTGCTCCAACTGGCCCCATAGTGCTGAACAATGACGGGCCTTCTACCGTGTTGGGTAAGAGAGGCCGGGGCAGGCCACCTAAGATAAATGGCGGCCCAAAGAAGATATGGAGCAAGCCTGCAATGTATGGTCGAAGGGGACGAAGAGGCCGTCCCAGGAATGTTGCAATTCCTGTGTCAACTATAAGTTTAAGGCCTAGGGGTAGGCCTAGAAAGAATCTTGGTGGCGAAATTGTTACTTTTGATGGCGCCAATGATGGTGGTGTTGGTGGAGCTTTACCAGTAGAAAACATCCCACAGGAACTCCCTGACAGGTCTTTGGGCCGCCCAAACAAG GATGTGCCAGATGCAGCAAGTCTGACTTCCGAAATACAGTTGATGGCTTATCAAGGTCTCAAAGCTAAAATTGATTATTAT AACACTGTAATCAAGTCAGCTGTTACCGCTATCAGGCCCTCTGTGAATCAAACAGAAGTCACTGCACTAGGTGCATTACAAACTCTTGAAGATCTCACCAACATGGATTTAATCAGTGTTCCCGTAAATGCCCCAAGTGTGGCCGCACTAGTTCAGAAGGCACCGGTTGATGATGATATGAACACAATGAGAAATGTTCAAGGTGCACCAGCAGCTGATCTGAACGCACCTGTTGTTCAAGATGCTGTGACCGATACCATTCAAATCTCACCATCAACCGCAGAAGACACACATATAACTGATGCTGAAACTGCAGAAGTTACTCTTCAAAGTGATGCAGTACCTGTTCAAGAGCAGCAGGAACCTCCTCTCCAGAGTTGA